A DNA window from Nitrospira sp. contains the following coding sequences:
- a CDS encoding glycine C-acetyltransferase (Evidence 2a : Function from experimental evidences in other organisms; PubMedId 11318637, 3117785, 3287333; Product type e : enzyme; MaGe:77307994), with protein MAYTSLKKILDQQLADIRAAGLYKHERHLLSPQDATIRVAQGPVLNLCANNYLGLANHPDILRAAADGLTEQGYGMASVRFICGTQGLHVRLEQAISAFLGTERTILYSSCFDANGGLFETLLDEQDAVISDALNHASVIDGIRLCKATRLRYAHADMAELEARLQDSRRNRLRLIATDGVFSMDGDLAKLDRIVELADRYDAIVMVDDSHATGVLGPNGRGTPAHFGLADRVDIVTSTLGKSLGGAAGGFTSGRAEIVELLRQRSRPYLFSNALPPVIAAAALQAVKLVAEGDAVRARLRENAEFFRGQLTALGFRLVPGDHPIIPVMLGDATLAADMADRLLREGIYVVGFSFPVVPKDQARIRVQMSAAHTRAQLEQAVSAFAKVGGELGIIEPG; from the coding sequence ATGGCCTACACCTCGCTCAAGAAGATTCTCGATCAGCAACTCGCCGACATCCGCGCGGCCGGCCTCTATAAGCACGAACGGCACCTCCTGAGTCCGCAAGACGCCACCATCCGCGTCGCGCAAGGCCCGGTGCTGAATCTCTGCGCGAACAACTACCTGGGCCTCGCCAATCATCCGGACATCCTGCGGGCGGCCGCCGACGGATTAACCGAACAGGGCTATGGCATGGCCTCGGTGCGCTTCATCTGCGGCACGCAGGGTCTGCATGTCCGGCTGGAACAGGCCATCAGCGCTTTCCTCGGCACAGAACGCACGATTCTCTACAGCTCTTGCTTCGATGCCAACGGCGGACTCTTCGAGACGCTGCTCGACGAACAAGACGCCGTCATCAGCGATGCCTTGAATCACGCCAGCGTGATCGACGGCATCCGTCTCTGCAAAGCCACCCGGCTGCGCTACGCCCATGCCGATATGGCCGAACTCGAAGCCCGCCTGCAGGACTCGCGCAGGAATCGGCTGCGCCTGATCGCCACGGACGGGGTCTTTTCCATGGATGGAGACCTCGCCAAGCTCGACCGGATCGTCGAGCTGGCCGACCGCTACGATGCCATCGTCATGGTCGACGACAGCCATGCCACCGGAGTGCTGGGCCCGAACGGCCGCGGCACGCCGGCGCATTTCGGCCTGGCGGATCGAGTGGATATTGTGACAAGCACGCTCGGGAAAAGCCTCGGCGGGGCGGCCGGAGGGTTCACCTCGGGACGGGCGGAAATCGTCGAGCTGCTGCGCCAGCGCTCACGCCCTTATCTTTTTTCCAACGCCCTGCCCCCGGTCATCGCCGCCGCCGCGCTGCAGGCTGTGAAGCTGGTTGCGGAAGGCGATGCGGTGCGCGCGCGCCTGAGGGAGAACGCCGAATTCTTTCGCGGACAGCTCACCGCGCTCGGATTCCGGCTCGTCCCTGGCGATCACCCCATTATTCCTGTGATGCTGGGCGACGCGACGCTCGCCGCCGACATGGCCGACCGGCTTCTGCGGGAAGGCATCTATGTGGTCGGGTTCAGTTTCCCGGTCGTGCCGAAAGATCAGGCGCGCATCCGCGTGCAGATGTCCGCCGCCCATACCAGGGCCCAGTTGGAGCAGGCCGTCTCGGCGTTTGCGAAAGTCGGTGGAGAACTGGGTATTATCGAGCCGGGGTGA
- a CDS encoding threonine 3-dehydrogenase, NAD(P)-binding (Evidence 2a : Function from experimental evidences in other organisms; PubMedId 2007567, 2647748; Product type e : enzyme; MaGe:77307995): MHALVKTDAGPGLTAMTCPDPTAGPNDVIVKVTATSLCGTDAHIYNWDSWAHNRIHPPRIIGHEMCGEVVEVGKDVARVKIGDYVAAESHLTCGQCFQCRTGQAHVCRQYRILGVDRDGSFAEYVVLPDSVLWNTAPSIPPELASVQEPLGNAVDAALAEDLTGHTVLITGCGPTGLFSAAVARTAGAATIIATDVSDYRLGLAKQVGADYVLNAKTETPEQIAAAIREITAGEGVDASLEMSGHPAALHQAFGAVKNGGRVTLFGIPTGPISFDLANEIIFKGIRVHGITGRRLFSTWYRLAGLFKAGLNIKPVITHTFPMSDYAKGFALINSGQCGKVVLFP, encoded by the coding sequence ATGCATGCGCTGGTGAAAACCGACGCCGGTCCCGGGTTGACCGCCATGACCTGCCCAGACCCTACCGCTGGACCCAACGATGTCATTGTGAAGGTCACAGCGACATCGCTCTGCGGCACCGATGCCCATATCTACAACTGGGACTCCTGGGCGCATAACCGCATACACCCGCCGCGCATCATCGGCCATGAAATGTGCGGCGAAGTCGTCGAGGTCGGCAAGGATGTCGCGCGCGTCAAGATCGGCGACTACGTCGCCGCCGAATCGCACCTGACCTGCGGCCAATGTTTTCAATGCCGCACCGGCCAGGCGCATGTCTGCCGACAGTATCGCATCCTCGGGGTCGATCGCGACGGCTCGTTTGCCGAGTATGTCGTGCTGCCCGACAGCGTGCTCTGGAACACCGCGCCGTCCATCCCGCCGGAACTCGCCTCGGTCCAGGAGCCGCTCGGTAATGCGGTCGATGCCGCCCTCGCGGAAGACTTGACCGGTCACACTGTCCTGATAACCGGCTGCGGACCGACCGGATTGTTCTCGGCCGCCGTCGCTCGCACTGCGGGAGCCGCCACGATCATCGCCACCGACGTCAGCGACTATCGCCTCGGCCTAGCCAAACAAGTCGGCGCAGACTACGTGTTGAACGCCAAGACCGAGACGCCCGAGCAGATCGCGGCGGCGATTCGCGAGATCACCGCCGGGGAAGGCGTGGATGCCTCGCTGGAAATGTCCGGGCATCCCGCCGCCTTGCACCAGGCGTTCGGCGCGGTGAAAAACGGCGGGCGGGTGACGCTCTTTGGTATTCCGACCGGCCCGATCTCGTTCGATCTGGCCAACGAAATTATTTTTAAAGGCATTCGTGTGCATGGCATTACAGGGCGACGCCTTTTCAGCACCTGGTATCGTCTGGCCGGACTCTTCAAGGCAGGCCTCAATATCAAGCCCGTCATCACCCACACCTTCCCGATGAGCGACTACGCCAAGGGGTTTGCGTTGATCAATTCAGGCCAGTGCGGCAAAGTGGTGCTGTTTCCCTAA
- a CDS encoding Formylglycine-generating enzyme family protein (MaGe:77308000), with product MQGGRSVRRTSIVSGAAIAGLLSFTGLAWSLDVGDVKQEWTVEGKALAAERVKLPAYDEMVRIPAGPFTMGSDKKADRNAYLVEMPQRSVYLDAYDIDKYEVTTVQYLKYVLATNRDPQVDWKFDGGNFQDTMVSHPIMHVTWSEADEFCKWAGKRLPTEAEWEKAARGAVDARVYPWGNEMAGLSRANFGRTGLSGPVRDRPERLLLYPPIISVFKYDNAASPYGVFQMAGNVAEWVSDWYDKDYYKTAPNRNPKGPEKGSQKAFRGGGWIDSTPSVRVSQRNGTDPKTSMNWMGFRCARDAKEGDAPGAAPAQTTVTP from the coding sequence ATGCAAGGAGGCCGGAGCGTGAGAAGGACGAGCATCGTGAGCGGAGCGGCGATTGCGGGATTGCTGAGTTTCACCGGGCTGGCTTGGTCGTTGGATGTGGGCGATGTGAAGCAGGAATGGACGGTGGAAGGAAAAGCACTGGCCGCCGAACGGGTGAAGCTGCCAGCCTATGACGAGATGGTCCGCATCCCGGCAGGACCCTTCACGATGGGCAGCGACAAGAAGGCCGATAGGAACGCCTATCTGGTGGAGATGCCGCAGCGTTCGGTCTATCTCGATGCCTACGATATCGATAAATACGAAGTGACGACCGTTCAGTATTTGAAGTATGTGCTTGCCACGAATCGCGATCCGCAAGTGGACTGGAAATTCGACGGCGGCAACTTTCAGGACACGATGGTCTCGCATCCCATCATGCATGTGACCTGGTCTGAAGCCGACGAGTTTTGCAAATGGGCCGGGAAGCGGTTGCCAACTGAAGCCGAATGGGAAAAGGCGGCGCGCGGTGCAGTGGATGCCCGCGTGTATCCTTGGGGAAATGAAATGGCTGGTCTGTCGCGGGCCAATTTCGGCCGGACTGGCCTGTCTGGCCCAGTGAGAGATCGTCCAGAGCGGCTGTTGCTCTATCCCCCGATCATCTCCGTGTTCAAGTATGACAATGCTGCGAGCCCATACGGTGTGTTTCAAATGGCGGGTAACGTGGCCGAGTGGGTGTCCGACTGGTACGACAAGGACTATTACAAGACCGCGCCGAATCGGAATCCAAAAGGCCCCGAGAAGGGCTCACAGAAAGCCTTCCGCGGCGGTGGATGGATCGACAGCACGCCGAGCGTGCGGGTCTCGCAGCGCAACGGGACCGATCCGAAAACCTCGATGAACTGGATGGGCTTCCGCTGCGCGCGCGATGCGAAAGAGGGCGACGCGCCGGGTGCCGCTCCGGCTCAGACGACCGTCACCCCGTAA
- a CDS encoding hypothetical protein (Evidence 5 : Unknown function; MaGe:77308003) has protein sequence MAVLVDSYLALSLEALRWDVYAVTGKLGKGKILRWERCSIEGHAEEFGEEAYSIQVSDEEMKNVVESVYERLPEVE, from the coding sequence GTGGCTGTCTTGGTCGATTCCTACCTCGCCCTCTCCCTCGAAGCCTTGCGCTGGGACGTCTACGCGGTCACAGGAAAACTTGGCAAGGGGAAGATCTTGCGCTGGGAGCGATGCTCGATCGAAGGCCATGCAGAGGAGTTCGGCGAAGAAGCTTACAGTATCCAGGTGTCAGATGAAGAAATGAAGAATGTGGTGGAATCGGTGTATGAGAGGTTGCCCGAAGTGGAGTGA
- a CDS encoding hypothetical protein (Evidence 5 : Unknown function; MaGe:77308006), translating into MEAPYLKLVPVARSQAEISKLCHNQALEQRTLFPMADSAHMVFLNTADLSGDDFITFLKDVSPSILIDLRTAPRFDYGKVNRRQAFKIFSEQEIKYIDVAGVMEISSKRDANLNPGLLVDFLNAKLTEPLRVLRGPVAFLFDEVESIMSAADVFPKYLNNHDKKKVWELFIK; encoded by the coding sequence ATGGAAGCTCCTTATTTAAAACTTGTCCCAGTGGCTCGATCACAGGCTGAAATCAGTAAGCTTTGCCATAATCAAGCCCTGGAGCAACGTACGCTTTTCCCCATGGCCGATTCTGCGCACATGGTCTTTTTGAATACTGCTGATTTATCGGGAGATGACTTTATTACTTTTCTTAAGGATGTAAGTCCCAGTATTTTAATAGATCTTCGAACCGCTCCACGATTTGATTATGGCAAGGTAAACAGAAGGCAAGCGTTCAAGATCTTTTCTGAACAAGAGATTAAGTACATTGATGTTGCGGGTGTAATGGAAATCTCATCTAAGCGGGACGCTAATTTGAACCCGGGCCTCCTTGTCGATTTTCTAAACGCAAAGCTTACGGAGCCATTGCGGGTATTAAGAGGTCCGGTTGCCTTTCTATTCGATGAAGTGGAATCAATAATGTCTGCCGCAGATGTATTTCCTAAGTACCTAAACAATCACGATAAAAAGAAAGTTTGGGAGCTCTTTATTAAATAA
- a CDS encoding hypothetical protein (Evidence 5 : Unknown function; MaGe:77308005), with amino-acid sequence MSGKACASHRSSRCLVHRRFSRCGAYHLLMRNDINKPPKLITYSPMLVRHIRLQEPLSSIIYEKIRKMKGVRYMLSKLFSSVRVSLHKLSSFFITRIFEFLLYPFSASFLFTYHPN; translated from the coding sequence TTGTCGGGAAAGGCATGCGCTTCGCATCGAAGCTCCCGCTGCTTGGTACATCGCCGTTTCAGCCGTTGTGGGGCGTACCATCTCCTGATGCGTAATGATATTAACAAGCCTCCAAAGCTCATCACCTATTCTCCAATGCTCGTTCGACACATCAGGCTGCAAGAACCTCTCAGCAGTATTATCTATGAAAAAATCAGAAAGATGAAAGGTGTCCGATACATGCTGTCCAAACTTTTCAGTTCCGTCCGCGTCTCGCTGCATAAACTCAGTAGCTTTTTCATCACCCGCATTTTTGAATTTCTTCTTTATCCTTTCTCGGCGTCTTTCCTCTTCACATACCACCCCAATTAG
- a CDS encoding hypothetical protein (Evidence 5 : Unknown function; MaGe:77308007), with protein MSDTLYGGRRFRTLNILDEGVREGLAIEIDTSLPAERVIRVLEQVVRWRGQPQAIRLDNGPEFIAEQFISWCAERAIQLWHIQPGKPDQNAFIERYNRTYRTEVLNAYVFESLEQVREISAEWLQSYNEERPHDALAGLPPATYRAQLEAGGSPLTLSR; from the coding sequence ATGAGCGATACGCTGTACGGCGGGCGACGATTCCGGACCCTCAATATTCTGGATGAAGGCGTGCGCGAGGGATTGGCCATCGAGATTGATACGTCGCTCCCGGCGGAGCGCGTCATTCGCGTGTTGGAGCAAGTGGTACGCTGGCGAGGGCAGCCTCAGGCGATTCGGCTCGACAATGGGCCGGAGTTCATCGCCGAGCAGTTCATCAGCTGGTGTGCGGAACGGGCGATTCAGTTGTGGCACATTCAACCGGGCAAGCCGGATCAGAATGCGTTCATCGAGCGCTATAACCGGACGTATCGGACCGAAGTGCTGAATGCGTATGTGTTTGAGTCGTTGGAGCAGGTGCGCGAGATCAGTGCGGAATGGCTACAGAGTTACAACGAAGAACGGCCCCATGACGCGCTGGCGGGCTTGCCGCCGGCCACGTATCGAGCCCAACTCGAAGCCGGAGGTTCTCCTCTGACACTGTCTCGTTGA
- a CDS encoding Polyisoprenoid-binding protein (MaGe:77307997): MYRRTMMKAGVLCALLLAGWPAGAGAEMARWDLDLEHSIVEFRVAHMVVSKTAGRFMDYSGVVEMDAEAQQFKTIEATIKTTSVNTNHEKRDAHLRSADFFDVEKFPAMTYKMKSYKKVGEGYQAVGDLTLHGVTKEITLTGTFNGVSKDPWGNTRAGFTGEGKVNRKDFGMVWNKTLDSGGFVVGDEVSIRLDIECIKAKKP, encoded by the coding sequence ATGTATCGACGGACGATGATGAAAGCCGGTGTGTTGTGCGCGTTGTTGCTGGCTGGCTGGCCGGCGGGGGCCGGCGCCGAGATGGCGCGGTGGGACTTGGATCTCGAGCATTCCATCGTTGAATTTCGCGTCGCTCACATGGTCGTGTCGAAGACGGCGGGCCGGTTCATGGACTACAGCGGTGTCGTGGAGATGGATGCCGAGGCGCAGCAGTTCAAGACGATTGAAGCGACGATCAAAACAACATCGGTCAACACCAACCACGAGAAACGCGATGCGCACCTCCGAAGCGCGGACTTCTTCGATGTCGAAAAGTTTCCGGCCATGACCTACAAAATGAAGAGTTACAAGAAGGTGGGCGAGGGCTATCAGGCCGTCGGCGATTTGACGCTTCATGGCGTGACGAAAGAGATTACGTTGACCGGCACGTTCAACGGCGTGAGCAAGGATCCCTGGGGCAATACGCGGGCTGGGTTTACGGGCGAGGGGAAAGTGAATCGCAAGGATTTCGGGATGGTTTGGAATAAGACGCTCGATAGCGGCGGGTTTGTCGTCGGTGACGAGGTGAGCATCCGGCTCGATATCGAGTGCATCAAGGCGAAGAAGCCGTAA
- a CDS encoding hypothetical protein (Evidence 5 : Unknown function; MaGe:77308009): MRKSHAVLSVWATIVLWFCAGMLPAHGLEYFDARSNKFNFLGMLSDSIPIEASERVVLEQPYLPAKWVIVVFDKPFDDIHHAVRSVVTSSMGVASEFETRRLKGQLRTPQLNDPKDPIFGDALEDFQAVLPSFHESREYRLLSKPYNILDVATTYSQSEWRLADGQLLFGQPITVLIIGRTDRSREWARSHLGFFWPFKDDAVNHLVTSTEIALVERVSEITNVGCAKYFVPYPGYKVDGMLVLMRAIMAAATSNCSPNEKIGTS, encoded by the coding sequence ATGCGAAAGAGCCATGCGGTCCTTTCAGTGTGGGCTACCATAGTATTGTGGTTTTGTGCTGGCATGCTCCCAGCGCATGGGTTGGAATATTTTGATGCACGGTCCAATAAATTTAACTTCCTTGGCATGCTTAGTGACTCAATCCCTATTGAGGCCAGTGAACGTGTGGTTTTGGAGCAGCCCTATCTTCCTGCAAAATGGGTAATAGTAGTTTTTGATAAGCCCTTTGACGACATTCATCATGCAGTTCGGAGTGTAGTTACTAGCTCAATGGGAGTGGCAAGTGAGTTTGAGACTAGGCGACTGAAAGGACAATTGCGGACGCCTCAACTAAACGATCCCAAGGACCCAATCTTTGGTGACGCGCTGGAGGACTTTCAAGCCGTCCTTCCTAGTTTTCATGAATCACGGGAGTACCGCTTGCTGAGTAAGCCATACAATATCCTCGATGTGGCAACGACATATTCACAATCTGAATGGAGGTTAGCAGATGGTCAATTACTGTTTGGGCAGCCGATTACAGTTCTAATTATTGGGAGAACGGATCGTTCACGTGAATGGGCGCGAAGCCACCTGGGCTTTTTCTGGCCTTTCAAGGATGATGCAGTGAATCACCTCGTGACAAGCACGGAGATTGCGCTCGTTGAACGTGTGAGTGAAATAACGAATGTAGGATGTGCCAAATATTTTGTTCCCTACCCAGGCTATAAGGTAGATGGGATGCTCGTGCTCATGAGGGCAATCATGGCTGCAGCGACATCTAACTGCTCGCCGAACGAGAAAATAGGGACTAGTTGA
- a CDS encoding hypothetical protein (Evidence 5 : Unknown function; MaGe:77307998) gives MHQGEEAVTTFRFRTILVLLSPGRLTSEAAGPFSPTLTYLAVQEAPVIDRAGLTI, from the coding sequence GTGCATCAAGGCGAAGAAGCCGTAACGACTTTCCGTTTCCGCACTATTCTAGTCCTTCTCTCTCCCGGCCGCCTCACGAGTGAGGCGGCCGGGCCGTTTTCACCTACCCTGACCTATCTGGCCGTCCAGGAAGCTCCGGTCATCGACCGCGCCGGGCTCACAATATGA
- a CDS encoding hypothetical protein (Evidence 4 : Unknown function but conserved in other organisms; MaGe:77307993), with translation MNIPALSQSPGFPAAVHTAPPEVSVYDAARIMHWRTVGAVVVVRRHRVVGIVTDRDLATRVVANGLDPRATSLGRIMTAPLVTASVDASDEQILSTLAQSRVRQIPLVDGEGNMAGLAVWNVAETADGSGLFGVRLVRSTAMIPMVKRRTLRRALYGVLQEVRQHARWIGATVALAAIGAIVSLIAVGHWSPWRSAPVASLHLNESGRSSKPSPAAQPPLQPDSKPAPPSVTPAR, from the coding sequence ATGAATATTCCTGCATTGAGCCAGAGCCCAGGTTTCCCCGCCGCTGTTCATACGGCGCCGCCGGAGGTGTCGGTGTATGACGCTGCGCGGATTATGCATTGGCGGACAGTCGGGGCCGTGGTTGTTGTGCGGCGCCATCGCGTGGTAGGGATCGTCACGGATCGGGATCTGGCGACTCGCGTCGTGGCTAATGGGCTCGATCCTCGGGCAACCTCGCTGGGCCGCATCATGACCGCGCCGCTGGTGACCGCGTCGGTTGATGCGTCCGACGAACAGATTCTCAGTACATTGGCGCAGAGCCGAGTGCGGCAGATTCCATTGGTTGACGGCGAAGGGAATATGGCCGGCTTGGCTGTCTGGAACGTCGCGGAAACCGCCGATGGATCGGGCCTCTTTGGCGTCAGGCTAGTTCGGTCGACGGCCATGATCCCGATGGTGAAGCGTCGTACGCTTAGACGGGCGCTCTATGGCGTTTTGCAAGAAGTCCGTCAGCATGCCCGCTGGATCGGAGCGACGGTTGCCCTGGCTGCGATCGGCGCGATCGTCTCGCTCATTGCGGTGGGCCACTGGAGCCCCTGGCGTTCGGCCCCCGTGGCGTCGCTGCATCTGAACGAATCCGGTCGATCGAGCAAGCCCTCGCCGGCCGCGCAGCCGCCCCTTCAGCCGGATTCAAAACCGGCGCCTCCTTCAGTCACCCCGGCTCGATAA
- a CDS encoding hypothetical protein (Evidence 5 : Unknown function; MaGe:77308001) encodes MDRTRRYRSRKHPDLYRRASADYADAIVEQLILSVDQLEALPESGRRVPESADPKILELLVESYRIIYLIFLLGELKPGRWMKSNRPARFIGPVFLGK; translated from the coding sequence GTGGACCGAACCCGCCGTTACCGATCTCGAAAACATCCGGACCTATATCGCAGAGCCTCAGCCGACTATGCCGATGCAATCGTCGAGCAGTTGATCCTCTCCGTCGATCAGCTTGAGGCACTTCCTGAAAGCGGCCGACGCGTGCCAGAATCGGCGGACCCCAAAATTCTGGAACTGCTCGTCGAGAGCTACCGCATTATTTATTTGATTTTCTTACTGGGCGAACTCAAGCCTGGCAGATGGATGAAATCGAACAGGCCGGCCCGCTTTATCGGGCCGGTCTTTCTAGGCAAGTGA
- a CDS encoding conserved exported protein of unknown function (Evidence 4 : Unknown function but conserved in other organisms; MaGe:77307999) — MRRVCTALIVALGICFGGAAWALEFTADRITKIDGRTSKAVIYYRANMWRIEHHTMGPVNVSIVRKDKQVVWMLLSRMKRFKTVPYSADQDLWVTEKLDGEVSREEIGQETREGHPTILYEVVTKHGERTEVYYQWLATDLHFPMKLAKKDGSWIVEYQHVKFRAVTDYLFQLPLNFQPLEDFNTKTEPEQKEQGM; from the coding sequence ATGCGTCGAGTTTGCACCGCTCTGATTGTGGCTCTGGGAATCTGCTTCGGCGGCGCTGCCTGGGCGTTGGAGTTTACTGCCGACCGGATCACGAAAATCGATGGCCGTACGAGCAAAGCGGTTATTTATTACCGCGCCAACATGTGGCGCATCGAGCACCACACGATGGGGCCGGTGAACGTCAGCATCGTGCGCAAAGACAAGCAGGTCGTGTGGATGTTGCTGTCGCGGATGAAGCGCTTCAAGACCGTGCCCTACAGCGCGGATCAGGATTTGTGGGTGACGGAGAAGTTGGACGGAGAGGTTTCCCGAGAGGAAATCGGCCAGGAAACCCGGGAAGGTCATCCGACGATTTTATACGAAGTCGTCACGAAGCATGGGGAGCGCACCGAGGTCTATTACCAGTGGCTGGCGACCGATCTGCATTTCCCGATGAAGCTGGCGAAGAAAGACGGGAGTTGGATTGTGGAGTATCAGCACGTGAAATTCCGTGCTGTGACGGATTACCTGTTCCAGCTTCCGCTGAATTTCCAGCCATTGGAAGATTTCAATACAAAGACGGAGCCTGAACAGAAAGAGCAGGGGATGTAG
- a CDS encoding hypothetical protein (Evidence 5 : Unknown function; MaGe:77308008), translated as MLSDVGMRWIALLREEKGTGYFMFGGRPRWRNVDSSPSVAASRCCHADAPKGCWRLTQVRSAVSSC; from the coding sequence TTGTTGAGCGACGTGGGCATGCGATGGATCGCGTTGTTAAGAGAAGAAAAGGGGACAGGCTACTTTATGTTCGGAGGCCGCCCACGCTGGCGCAACGTAGATTCCAGTCCCAGCGTGGCGGCGAGCCGTTGTTGCCACGCGGATGCGCCAAAGGGCTGCTGGCGGTTGACGCAGGTGCGGAGTGCCGTGAGTTCATGCT
- a CDS encoding conserved exported protein of unknown function (Evidence 4 : Unknown function but conserved in other organisms; MaGe:77307996), whose product MFRSAPRFFAVLAGVSVLCLFPLTVGSINQAGAASEASSAPSGARWIKIDLEAVDEPGDIQLGKPFELSIAVGGVAEGSAPLVAICESVLFQRHVVALGLDDVDRTMKGSAVMEPIPPGKLSVHPKAARVQVTIARVKKDKFERVLTRVVYVTLGEQPAAGEGSDAPLPGAEEPPAGGEVAQDEVQPDALPVSGGPVAEEDLLPPAPVQERAYWQQVSYLVSRSWSRTVRHVRHAPTRETVRVKFRLYPSGRAQLIQVEQGSGARDVDEAGIYAVVHAQPFPPFPDNLEPEAVEVHVRMRTGAKAGGREVQSIVNKQALAPEAGPSNK is encoded by the coding sequence ATGTTCCGCTCCGCGCCTAGATTCTTCGCAGTGCTGGCCGGCGTCTCCGTGTTGTGTCTTTTTCCTCTCACAGTTGGATCGATCAATCAGGCCGGTGCGGCGTCCGAGGCGTCTTCCGCGCCGTCCGGCGCGCGATGGATCAAAATCGATCTCGAGGCGGTCGATGAGCCTGGCGACATTCAGCTCGGAAAGCCGTTTGAGCTGTCGATCGCCGTCGGAGGCGTGGCCGAAGGCAGCGCTCCGCTGGTGGCGATTTGCGAGTCGGTCCTCTTTCAGCGGCATGTCGTCGCGTTGGGGCTCGACGACGTCGATCGGACGATGAAGGGCTCAGCCGTCATGGAGCCGATCCCGCCAGGAAAGCTCTCGGTCCATCCCAAGGCTGCCAGGGTGCAAGTCACCATCGCCCGTGTGAAGAAAGACAAGTTCGAGCGGGTGCTCACCCGCGTGGTCTATGTCACACTGGGAGAGCAGCCTGCAGCCGGAGAAGGCAGCGATGCGCCGCTGCCGGGTGCGGAAGAGCCGCCGGCCGGCGGGGAGGTGGCTCAAGATGAAGTGCAGCCGGATGCCTTGCCGGTCTCGGGCGGGCCGGTCGCCGAGGAAGATCTGTTGCCGCCGGCGCCTGTGCAAGAACGAGCCTATTGGCAACAGGTCAGTTATCTGGTGAGCCGTAGCTGGAGCCGCACGGTCCGCCATGTCCGGCATGCGCCGACCCGCGAGACGGTCCGGGTGAAGTTCCGGCTCTATCCCAGCGGCCGCGCGCAGTTGATTCAGGTTGAACAGGGGTCCGGTGCGCGGGACGTCGATGAGGCGGGGATTTATGCCGTGGTGCATGCGCAGCCGTTTCCCCCGTTCCCGGACAATCTTGAGCCCGAAGCCGTTGAGGTGCATGTGCGGATGCGAACGGGCGCGAAGGCCGGCGGGCGTGAGGTACAATCGATTGTGAACAAACAAGCGCTCGCGCCCGAGGCGGGGCCGTCCAACAAGTGA
- a CDS encoding hypothetical protein (Evidence 5 : Unknown function; MaGe:77308004), whose product MPCINFAERPQKSFTENLSQLVKTQTLNNVFRYPLLQSSKPMCNVQEPKSPGNHRLSQPSCSTVKP is encoded by the coding sequence TTGCCTTGTATTAACTTTGCTGAGCGCCCGCAAAAGAGCTTTACTGAAAATTTAAGTCAGCTGGTGAAGACCCAGACATTGAATAACGTCTTCCGATATCCACTGCTTCAATCCTCTAAACCCATGTGCAACGTTCAAGAGCCAAAAAGTCCTGGCAACCATAGGTTGAGTCAACCTAGCTGCTCAACCGTTAAACCCTGA
- a CDS encoding hypothetical protein (Evidence 4 : Unknown function but conserved in other organisms; MaGe:77308002) codes for MVKKLPEKATWDDIMHEIYVRKKIDAGVTAVKKRFLKK; via the coding sequence ATGGTGAAGAAGTTGCCTGAAAAGGCGACGTGGGATGACATCATGCATGAGATCTACGTCCGGAAAAAGATTGATGCGGGTGTCACCGCCGTAAAAAAACGTTTTCTCAAGAAATGA